The Tigriopus californicus strain San Diego chromosome 10, Tcal_SD_v2.1, whole genome shotgun sequence region TCCAATGCCAAACGTGCCAAACCATCTCAGATCCCTTCCCCATCCTCGCCGGTGGTTCGTAAATCGCCCAGATTGCAGAAACGCCCTTTGGAGATCCAGAATGAGATCTCGAGCTCACTGAGCTCCAGCTCAAAGAAGCGGAAAGCGGCCTTGGAGGCCtttgaaaagaagcaaaagcaaaGTCAAAAGCGGAAGAAGGACGTCCAGGAGGATGTGGCCAATCAATCTACGGtgaaagttgaagaaaagaaacagaaaGGTGGGTGAGATTCCACTTggctatatatatatattttgtaaCACGTGTAGTTCCGATCCCGACTTGACGACTAAGGATATGAATATCTTGATAACGGCAATCATTTCCTCATGGAAACACTCTGCAATAACACAGGTCTATGGCTAAGCTTACCTCTTATTGGTTACTTTACAATTTTACATTGCCTAAATCATTGATTTCTTGAACCCATTCAGTTACATTGATATTTTGAGGAGGATGGTCTGATGGTTCACTTATGACCACCTTGAGTCTTCATTGTAACTGGTTAACTTGTAGAAAGACGATTAGTTATTGTTTCAAATGATGTATCAATACGATAGATTTGTTATGCTTAACCCCAAGTATTCCTAGGAAAGCCCTAGTATCGCAAATACGAATTGCTCATTGTGAGCTCTATGGAGTTGCCAAACTCTACCTTGATGGAAAATTTCGCAATAGTTTGAAAAGGCCGGAGGAAAACTCGTCGACTTTCTTGGGATGGTACATTCACCGATCCGTCCTCACAACTTGAAGGTGAAATTGACCCCAAAAGCCTTTCCTTAAGCTTAAACTCCTGAAAAAAGAATTCAGAGACTGTGATAGTGTCAAAACCACCTGCTATgaagattttcttgaaaagttttcCAAACGTGTGGTTGACTATATTGGACGTGTAAGCCCAGCGAtagatagtatcacgatgctaactctgttccAATCggttgttcagccacatcttgaatatgcttcacccatttgggctccaatgagttcagcaggtttgcgaaaggtcaaacaagttcaaaggtgTTTCACAATGAACATCACAGGactgagagagctctcctattgggagacACTtaagaagttgggactgtagtgttcagagaaggtacgaactGTATCTGGAActgtaagttttcaaaagcattcatggaCTTTGTCTTAGTCCAGATTTTAGTGTCAGTTGTAGCCACCACAGAGGCTTACCTTGCGTTCTGAGAGCACCTTTCAAGTCAAGCTTGGATTCAGGGGCTAGTCAGATCTGCCACCCCTaactcgttggtggatcagattttatttGATAGTAAAGTTAGGTAAGGACGTTCTGGGCATTCCATTCGCAGAAGCTTGGACGACTGCCTTTTTACGTAACAAACTTCTCCAAGAATACAGATTGTTTTATTGGATTGTCTTAAAATCCACCAAAAGATTTCCTTCTTCAgtaaaaatgatcattttcagtttctttAGCATTATTTTGCTGTTACCATCCAAAAGGTGTGCGATTGCTTGGTCTAGTAAGACAAAATTATTACAATTCGAGTCAATATTAGCCTTCATAACCCTTCAGAACTCTCCACATCTTTTCCCAAACTTTGGCCAGGCCTTTCTATATTGTACACATCTCAATTGTTTTTAGATTTTCTGTCCTGTTTTCCGTATTGATTACTTGAGTTTGAATGAGTCATTTCGAtccatcaaaatgaattgattttacAACAAGAAAATTTAGCTCTGGTGAAATTTGTATGATCTCAGCATCTTGGCAAATACATGAAATGACCAACATTTTTATCTCTATCAACAATTTGAAGTGGGACCAGACaaggacgatgatgatgatgatgataacgacgacgacgccaacaacgccaacaacgccaacaacgccaacaaagaagaagttgaagtCCATCGAACCGCTCCAACTAGTCAAGAAGAAAGCAAAGCCAGGACACCCTTAAAGCTTGCGCAACTTTCCGAACTTACCTCCCCATCTCCTACCCCTAAATCCCCTAAAACTGTGGAAACCCGTCCTTTGATCGACAACTTAGATGATTGGAATGCGGACAAGGCTCGTCTGAAGAAACGTGCCGATAAATTGCTCTCGGCCTTTGATTAGCTTGATCGAATTATGATTTATGTTTTCAgcgaaataaagaaaaaaatctactGTTTCCCCAGCGCAAATTTGCACAAGGTAAAACATGGTAAATTCAATTGAAGGACGGCCGACAATGCACGTTGCTCTCTTCTCATTATTTTCCAGTTCGGCGCTCACAGCAACATTAATAATGTTATCAGCATTGCCCGGCTTTGTTCAGATCGATCAACAGCACATGGATTGATTTATGAAATTCATTAAGCACTATCCTGAACAAGCACCCATGAAAAACGGTGGTCAATGCTTTGCGTAATCGGAGCGTCAGATGGTGTCAAATTAGGTCTCTTCTTTTGTCCCTAGACATGCGATTCAGTGGACAAATGTATTTCGTTACACCTAGCTTGAGGCCCATAAATgtgttcaattcaaaaatgcaCAAAGACCTGGACAAGGATTTGGCCAGTTTAACGAACGATATACCTCGTGTAAACGATTATTAGTAACATCCTCACCTTCAAAGCACTGTTGAGTAAGACCAAACCACGGGAACAGATGTCGTTGTCATCGTCGTCCTAATCCGAACTATTAACGTTCTGGTATTCAATCGAGATTCTTTCGGAATGGTATGGCGAGCACGCCTGCGTCTCCATTCCGAACCAGAGTGTCAGTCGCGTCTTTTACATGGGATATTGACGATAAACTCATTAGGGGGATCCGAAAAAGATTCTTCAGTAGTCCGTGGCCACCGTCCGTGGTCACATCTCTCTGAACAGGAAAGTCATTCAATGACTCTTTGCGTTCCGAGTCTCTAAACTACCATCGTTTCAACCATCCATTTTGAAGATACCCAACACCTCCGACCGATTGTTGCGTTTGTCAAAATGGTTTGGCGGTTTCTCATCCTATTATGGTCTTTGTTCTCGAACTGTTCGGTTCTGGCCCAGGAGGCCAAAACCTCGGTATTGATGCAAAGGTCGAGTTTGGAAAAATACGACCTGGCTCAATGTAACGATGGATCTACAGCCGCCTACTTTTATGACCAAGATGATGCTGCCAAAGGCAATGCCAAGATCTTGATCTACTTGCCCGATGATGCGGGGACACGAGAATGCTCCACTGCTCAAGGATGCCAATTGAAATGTCAAGAGAATCCTCAAAGATGCACATCAAACGAGCGTCCCTCTATTCAAATGGACGACGGAATCTGGTCGCAAGACAAGCGCAACAATCCTTTCGCTGATCATTTCAAGGTAATGAAAAACAAGCTCTAAGGGTAGGGTTCAATACATGGTTGACatatcaaaaatatcaaatcgaAGGTACTTTTGCCATCGTGCTCAAGCGACGAGTTCGGTGGAACCCGGGGTCGATCCGATGAAACCGGAGGAATGATCTTTCATGGGCGGCACATTTTCAGCTCACTACTTCGAGATATGGTAGCTAACCATAACATGGGAAAGGCTCAGGAGATTGTTCTCGTCGGCTCTGGTGAGGTCTTATTAATTGCTAGGCTGATGTTAACGATGGTTTTGAAGTATCTTAATCCGAACAAAGGTTCCGGAGCTCGAGGTGCTGCTCGCAACTGTGATTTCCTCGCGAATGCCATCAAAACCGTCAATGAGAACACCAAAGTCAGATGTGTCCTAGATGGAGTGGATCTTGTTCCGTATTGGGttcaaagtgaaaattgtTTCGAACCTAAGGAGAAACCTGAGGCTCAGAAATATCTCTGGGATAGACAAGACGACGAATCTTGCATTGAAGAGAATAAGGACAAAGTCAATTCCACCGAACTAGCCAATCTATGTGGAGCCTTTTCCAGGTATTAGAACGATATTTTCATGACAAGGGGTATCCGCATCTATGGCTTCATTCTATAGGTCGTGGAAACACATTAAGACCCCAGTTTTCCTGACTTCCAACCAACTCGATGAGACAAATTTCGATGAACAGACTTGCGGTGTGGCTTCAGATGCCGAGGATTTCCGAGACTTTTCCGTTGGTAATGGCACATTTAATtccataaaatatttgatgccAAGGCGGTTTCTTCTCTAAAGGTTGGAGACAAGGAATGTTGGCAATGGCTGAAGCGCTTAGCGTGAATAAACCAGAAAATGGGTGGTTCATCCCCAATTGCGATGATGCTACAGCCTTTCTGGACAACGAGCACGCCGCTTTGAGGAGAGAAGTTCGCATTCCTTTGCTCACCACTCAAACTGCGGAGGAGAAGAGTGTCAATGTTCTTCAAGTACAGACTTATCCTTGTCTGAAATTATCAATCTAAAATTTAGtgagtgtttttttctttattcaatACTAGGCCATCAATAACTGGCTGAACAAAGGTAGCGACCATCAAGCCATTGATGCTTTTGGAGTCCCCAACGACGCATGCAGTGCCGTTAAATCCTTGCCTTTGGATCTTCGCCCTGATTTGCCACTTAAACCAATCAGTGAAGATGCCAGACCAGGTAATGCTGAGCTGCTTgtctttttgatgaaaagaatGATCAAAAGTGTAACTCAAGGAAATGCATATCCTTCATTAGATCcaatgtttttaaatgcatttaaTCCAGTTGCAGAAGACACGGctttaatgcaaatttgaaggtCATGTGACTAGATCGATTAAGCAATCTGCACAAGACAGTTTGAAGGCTCACATGTTTTAAATTCATTTCTCCAGCTCCCATCCGAGCGGGATCGAGACGGGGACCTTTCCGAAGCCGTTTTAATCCCCCTTCGGATTTGTTCCCGGCTGGAAATCTGCCACGTACCGATTACATTGGGGAAGCTGACGACTACCTTTTCGACTATGACGAATTCTCCCTTGGCCAGGACTACGATTACGCTCTCGATACCGGACTAACGCCCGGTGTGGCAGCCGCTCTGGATCCTTTGGATCATCCCATTGTGGACGATTCTCATCATCCAGTGGGCAGACCCGTTCATCGTCAACCTGTTATTCACTCCAAACCTTACTATGGTCATGGAGCCAAGCGATACCCAGGTCGTGTAAGACATACGCCTGGTCGTCGAGTTAGTCTATGGCGACGTCTTTACTACCTGGAATACCTCAAGAAGCTCTATAACCGGTAGCATGATTGGCTCAGATATTTTTATGTCCTTATGCTTTACCTACTTTCATGTGTTTTGTAGGAATTATCAGCAATATGCGGATGAATACTACGGAACAGCGGTGGGTCCCAATCACGGTTATCATGGAAAGACCGCTTATTCCAAAGGCCATTCCTTCCCACGCCATCCCGCCTACACTCGATCGGGCTATGGCTCCAAAGGAGGCGGTCGTCGCCGCCATCAGCATGGTCATTTCGCTCGCATTCAAGCCAAGGACGAGGCCACGGATGAGACCATTGATGGCGAACCCATCAGTCGTTTAGTTTCTGACAAGATCGAGAATCCAACCATCAATTCGGAAACGGCAGAGACGCCCCTTTTTGAAGAGGAAGATCCCAACGATCAAGTGGAGGAAATTAAGTTGTAAAGTCAAAGTGTTTGAAACATGTGTGAATAAATCGTATCAGAGAATGGcacttttttattgatttattttgcgGCCCCGAGCGAATGCCCATTGCAATCGCAAATAACGAATAGAAATTAGCCTTTTGCAATTACTCTTCAGGGGCAACCGTGCACATGAATTAGTAATGCCTCCCCAATGGCCCCCAAGTTCATGGTCGGGAGTCGAGAAtggtgaaagaaagaaaggagccCATGTCACCCACCATATTTGTTCACAGGAGGGCTCTGTGCACCAATGACATGATTCATGACTCACCATAACTTAATGGCAACTTTCACATTTGGTTAGAATATGGAAGCCCTCAATTAGTCATGGCTAACCGCCTATTCAGACTTTACGAGCCTTCAGTTACcaaaagacgaagaaagagCATAGCAAACAGTGTAATGAAGGTTCttattttcttcctctctctttgGAAGGTTCCCAACCTTTGCCTGATCCATTCCTGAGCAACGAGTGATCCCTTTGGTGCAATTCGAGTTTTACAACTCAAAAGAAGGAACAACGGGGGGTAGGAAAGAGGACGTGAAACCCAGTGGGAGCCGATTGAAGCATTGACCAATCAAGGCAGAAATCGATGGTGTCGGATTCGAGGTGGAAATGAGGATCCAACTTTGAGAGAACCTTCGCCATGGTTATGAAGTCTGTCATCGCGAGAGCGCTAATTCTCTTACATTGCTTGCACATCGCTCTAGGTAAGATCAATCATCCATCGTGTCGAGTTGAAGAGAGGTGAGATGTTTGATATGTTAAAAAGCCTTTCACGTTAGCTCTCAGATGCTATGAATGCGGTGGAAAAACGGACAAGAATTGTGCCGAGTTCTCCGCCACGGCCAAATTTGAGGTCATCTGCAATTCAACAGCCAGTGGATGTATGACGGCAGATCGAGACGGCGGTAAGAGTACAATATGCgattcaaaaagaaatgtcgCAATTTAGAAGcgaaatatcatataaagattgaaaggtaataagtaagtagacgaattataacctttcattttaatagtactggggatttcattccctgtagcggttagaaaagcccgtgaaaaaccaaaccaaaatagaataaaaaatgaaaaaatgacgaGGAACTAATTGAAACGTAACAAATCCCGCTCAAAATCCATTTCGTCAGACATCTCTTATCTCTCcctaaatttgaatgaaaacatccttgctttcaaagacaacataaatgccgaaaatgaaaatgattttattttgatatagCGCTGGAGCAAAAACTGTGCTGGACCCGGGATTCGAACACGTGCGATTCCCCCATTCCGGGCCAACTCCGCGTGTGCTCCTGTAAAGGCGACCTTTGCAACTGTTTCGCGGACACAGGCAATGCCGCACTGACGGAGGAATGCCCAAGTGCCCCGTTCAATGCGGAACTTCGAAGTTCGAGCCCGATGTCGAATGTATTGAATGGTGAAATGGGGTTGGTATTATTTATTGGCTGCCTCGGTCtgtgcaaatatttgaatggaCAATAACAGTATTATCATGATTATAATTATTACTCTTGATgatacatttcttttcatcacaagttgttgttgttcttattGTTGTACTTTGTTgatatcaatatttcaaccGAATAGAGTGAGTGAAATTAATagaggtgtgtgtgtgtgtgtgtgagtgagctTGTAAGCAAGATAGGTATATAGAGGTAAGTATAGCGTCGTGTCCCTATGTACTAATTAGGTGCtatttttgtgcaatttcTAAAACTGGACCAACAACTCACAGTCATAGTAATCAGGCAATGTTCTCTAACTCGGTGCAATGTAAAGGCTTGGCTCCATAGAAGAAGTTCTCTTCGAGCACTTGTCGCCGAATCAACGTCCCCGCCCTAACTGTTCCGGGCAAATTGAGAACAATCGCCTTCCACTCGAGGCTCACCGGGTTGTAAGAATGAATCATGTTCGCATTGGATCGCTGCCAACTGAGCAGATAGACCAGGTTGTTGTGCGCAAAGGCCGCAATCACGTCCAGGCGGAAGTTCAGTCCGGGAATGCGTTTCCATTGGCGGGTTTCCGTGTCTAGACATTGGAAGACGTTCTCGCCATTTTTGGTACGATTGCCAAAGACGTAGATCTGCGTGCCCACCACGGCTAAAGCGGGCTTGTCCACGGAGTCCTGGTCAATGGGCGGGTTAATGGTGATCCACTCCGAGCGCTCCATGTAGAAGATATCACAGAAGTCACAACCTATAACGAAGATTTGGTCCCCGATTTGGCACACTGAGAAGGCGGTCCGCGGTTGAAGCATGGGCGGAAGACTGGTCCACCCCTGGAGATTCGTCAGATCGCCTCGATAGATCTTGTACACTTCGGTGGACACGTTCATAGGTCGATTCTGGTAGAGCACTTTGTTCGGGGCGCTGCGACAAAACTCGTCGGTCAAACCGCCGATGACGTAGATGTACTCGGAAGAGCAAATCACGCCAAATTCAATCACTTCCCGGGGCAGCGAGCCCCCGAAATGTTCCCAAGTGGCCGTGTTCAGATCAAAGATCTTGACGTCATTGGACACGCAGGTCTCACGGGGACCACGCTTCATCCCGCCAATCACCAACACTTCACTATCGTTCGTGATCATCTCGAAATTGGACGAGGAATGCGGACCATAATGCTGGAAGTAGGACTTGCTCTGAGTGGGGGCGTTCAGCACGGCCACGGCATGCCGCGAGGCGGAGCACGGATCAAAGTAAGCGTAGGTGGGCTTATCGCGGCGCTGACTGACAAACTCTTGAATGCCGAGGATTTCGGACTCGCACCGAGAATACTCGAACATGTACACGCAATTCGAGCATTGCCGGAGAGCGAAAGGATCCTGTTCCCGCGGCGGATCGTACAGTTTAGGCGAAACGGATTTGAGCGCAGCACGAACGTAGGCATCGGAGAGATTGCACAGCTTCAATTTGCCCACCAGTTCCATAGTCATGCTCAAGATACCCCCGGGTTCGTGCTCAGGACCTGTCTCTGggtcgtcctcttcttccatGGCCTTGCGTTTGAGCCAAGCTACCAAGGCATCGAACAATGTCTTTTCCGAGCGAATGCACAAGACTTCATGGGAGAGCACCTGCTCAATCTCCTCAAATCCCAAGTACATGAAGAAGTCTTTGCGCAGAAAGTCCTCCAACCGGAAGCTCAACACGCCCAACACGTGGCTTCGAAGCTCGGCAAAGCCGTACTGCTCGGCCAGATTCCAGATCTTGAAGACCATGGCCAAAGGACAAGTGTGGAGTTTATCGCCCAAGAAGCTCAGACATTGAGGTACGAGGATGTCGTCATCGCTGATTTGCAGATACTGGCAGATCTCCACCAGTTCAAAGACATTGTCCTCATGAATGGTGATCTGTCCGGTGTAGATGTAGGTGAGAATGTGTCCGAAATGCTCGGCATCCAGGCCCTTGAGCGTGATTTGACCCTGTCCCGTTTGGTTCTCGGCAAAGTGCCCGTGAGGGTCGACGAGAGTGCGCAGATAGGGCGAGTACAGCGACACGATGAAGCGATGGGCGTTGAATTTGACCCCATCCACCTCGAAGACCATGTCGACCAGGGTGCCTTGGAGACGCTTCTGGTTGAGCTCCACGCCCCGATCACGGCACACCTTCTCTTGGTGGACCATGGTGGCCTGATTCACAGGGATGATGGTGGCATGATGAGTGAGGCCATCCTGGTCCACATTAGTCGAGGCTTAGTCGAGGATTCAGTTCTTCAGATGGACGAGCTGTCTGTTCGTCTGTCCGTCTGTCAGTCTGCCTGTCTGTCTCCCTTCCCTCCTTCTAAGTCAGCGACGAGCTCCACTCGTAAATAACAATCAGTCATCATGTTATGTTGGCTCAGACAGCTGATCAAACCAGTGTTGCTCGAAACATGCCAGAACGATCTGTAAAGTTTAAACATGCCACATCAAAAACCAACATATGCCAGAAAGTAATGACAACAAACGTCTAACATTTATAAGTTTCCGCAACATGTGGAGGTAGTTGTAACATTGCAACCTTATGACATTGCAACCCTATGACAGTGCCAGGgcatagggctagtcaagtaaacgcgttcatgaacaactgacgttattccatggagaaaaatcaaagacaacaaacatgcccaaccaaaccgcagtgtgcatgcattggatcttgacattttttccattttacatgcttgtatAGGCAATTAGCCTTGTGgtgttgagccaatttgatagtgcgttcactgattaacaccaaacatgctcatttagtagggttttttaacacaactcgctcaaaatcactgaattattgaaaattcaatgggcgaatggtgcgagttgactgtgatgtttgtcgtagttctctctccccaaaatacccaaaagcagggtgccggaccacattttttcttgaatttcctttacttgacatcccctattagTCGTTCCTCAGTCACAATTACTTAGATCAAAAATAGTTACGCAACTGTTGCTcgaaaaaatgtaattgcatTACTCGTTAGTTTGCCTAAGATTGAAATATTGTCGCAAAAGTcgtgatggaaaaacagtattagtATTAACAGTATTATTATTGTTAAGCCGGCAAAGCTTCCCTGTTAGAAGTCCATGCCTAAAGTCGAAAAAATGTGGagactttggaaatttgatgcatcatactcaagccaaagaagaatTTTCCCTGCTTGACAATTACACTGAATCGGGTCTTCAGTCCAAcataatttgattgagaagatgtaaacaatagaGTAGCAGATGCAACAacatttaaaaccaagaataCACTCAACagttaaaagcaagcacaatttgaCATTCTTTAGTTTAATATGAGtggtaataataatattaataataataacaatttTCTGTTATATCTGTTAGGTTTTTACAGCCGTCACGAGATACACGAAAAGTTTCAGGccatagagaagtgtaaagctgtGGGATTTCATACCAGTGctccctctggttctaccatgaagaaagtgtcaccacacttcttactgatgacaaaatatttgcaccaaatattcttttttttgtattcctgccaatttttgtcacttgccatgtaatgtcttcttcatcaaatgaattttggactgaaatggtttaaaataattGTTGACCAATTTCCCTAGATggagaacaattttgttaatgaaaatctggaagcactggatgtgctaaaatcatggtagttcttgctgCGATTTTGGCGCAGCCTGAATTcctcacacagctgaaatccaatCCCGTAgtttacacgtctctattctggaagctgaaaaaggaacgagtgattttttaagtttttgggtcgttataattacacaattttaagaTGTAATGGAATTatagttcctttttcgaaaaagtttAACGATTAAAAACAGTctgaaaatttgcaattttgcaatgGTCAGATATTGTTATTAAGATAGTATTTCAAAGATCTTTCTCCAAAtcgaaaaaaagcaagaaaaggcTTCACCTtaggagagggaaaaaatatcacaatgactttttgaaataattgtcGAAAATATTGGCAGGCTTGCATGGGATGGATCTCTTACGGGGACGGGGGTGCTGGGATTAAACTTAAGCTGTAAATTGATTGGTCATAGCTCATAGACTATTTCATTCCCAAATCCCGGTCGTTAGAGTGGCTCCCCTGAACAACAATAATACTTTTGTAGAATACTTCCCCCCCCCCTACTTCCCCAAACTGATTTCGGAGACACTGTCTATTAAGTACGCAGTTTGAAACACTCTTTGTGCAGAATTGGTTCTCCTTGGCGTTTTCAGAACGCCATTGATTGAAAAAGGTTGTATAGCTACAGAAgagatttgagatttgaaatCTCGTTGTAAGAACTTGAGTTACAGAAGAAATTCTGAAATAAGCACAATTTTTGCTGAAACCCATTTCTTTGGCGGAATGCGCTGTTATTTTTTTATAGGTCTGTGCCTGCTCCTCAagcaatcaaataaaaaaatgagaaggTTAATTCTCTTATGAGCATGTTTTGGGCAACAGCCTGCATTATGATTTTATTCTTCGATCATCTTAAGGGAAGATATtggatatgttttttttttcttgaaccaATAAATGACTACTGAATCCTTGGAAACCCGCAACTGAATTATTTATCTGccattcaaattttgccatttccatttcgaaaCAAATGGCTGGAAAACGCAATTAGAGTGTTCTAAAAACGGCTTAGTACGCGTCCTTGTCTCCGTTGATGTGTAGTTGTTGATCGACTAGTTGTGTGCACTCGCTCATCAGCTGCGAGAACTTTTTGACCTGCTTGTGATTCCGTAATCCCGTAATCGCGTAATCGGCATCCATCGGTCTTTCCTGTCAGTATCAATCCATCATGTCCGGGCTAACCCGCGGTACAGCTCTCCGGGCGCGTCTGCCTTGCCTCACCAATGT contains the following coding sequences:
- the LOC131888021 gene encoding uncharacterized protein LOC131888021, with the translated sequence MVMKSVIARALILLHCLHIALALRCYECGGKTDKNCAEFSATAKFEVICNSTASGCMTADRDGALEQKLCWTRDSNTCDSPIPGQLRVCSCKGDLCNCFADTGNAALTEECPSAPFNAELRSSSPMSNVLNGEMGLVLFIGCLGLCKYLNGQ
- the LOC131887609 gene encoding kelch-like protein 15 encodes the protein MVHQEKVCRDRGVELNQKRLQGTLVDMVFEVDGVKFNAHRFIVSLYSPYLRTLVDPHGHFAENQTGQGQITLKGLDAEHFGHILTYIYTGQITIHEDNVFELVEICQYLQISDDDILVPQCLSFLGDKLHTCPLAMVFKIWNLAEQYGFAELRSHVLGVLSFRLEDFLRKDFFMYLGFEEIEQVLSHEVLCIRSEKTLFDALVAWLKRKAMEEEDDPETGPEHEPGGILSMTMELVGKLKLCNLSDAYVRAALKSVSPKLYDPPREQDPFALRQCSNCVYMFEYSRCESEILGIQEFVSQRRDKPTYAYFDPCSASRHAVAVLNAPTQSKSYFQHYGPHSSSNFEMITNDSEVLVIGGMKRGPRETCVSNDVKIFDLNTATWEHFGGSLPREVIEFGVICSSEYIYVIGGLTDEFCRSAPNKVLYQNRPMNVSTEVYKIYRGDLTNLQGWTSLPPMLQPRTAFSVCQIGDQIFVIGCDFCDIFYMERSEWITINPPIDQDSVDKPALAVVGTQIYVFGNRTKNGENVFQCLDTETRQWKRIPGLNFRLDVIAAFAHNNLVYLLSWQRSNANMIHSYNPVSLEWKAIVLNLPGTVRAGTLIRRQVLEENFFYGAKPLHCTELENIA
- the LOC131888020 gene encoding uncharacterized protein LOC131888020, producing the protein MVWRFLILLWSLFSNCSVLAQEAKTSVLMQRSSLEKYDLAQCNDGSTAAYFYDQDDAAKGNAKILIYLPDDAGTRECSTAQGCQLKCQENPQRCTSNERPSIQMDDGIWSQDKRNNPFADHFKVLLPSCSSDEFGGTRGRSDETGGMIFHGRHIFSSLLRDMVANHNMGKAQEIVLVGSGSGARGAARNCDFLANAIKTVNENTKVRCVLDGVDLVPYWVQSENCFEPKEKPEAQKYLWDRQDDESCIEENKDKVNSTELANLCGAFSRSWKHIKTPVFLTSNQLDETNFDEQTCGVASDAEDFRDFSVGWRQGMLAMAEALSVNKPENGWFIPNCDDATAFLDNEHAALRREVRIPLLTTQTAEEKSVNVLQAINNWLNKGSDHQAIDAFGVPNDACSAVKSLPLDLRPDLPLKPISEDARPAPIRAGSRRGPFRSRFNPPSDLFPAGNLPRTDYIGEADDYLFDYDEFSLGQDYDYALDTGLTPGVAAALDPLDHPIVDDSHHPVGRPVHRQPVIHSKPYYGHGAKRYPGRVRHTPGRRVSLWRRLYYLEYLKKLYNRNYQQYADEYYGTAVGPNHGYHGKTAYSKGHSFPRHPAYTRSGYGSKGGGRRRHQHGHFARIQAKDEATDETIDGEPISRLVSDKIENPTINSETAETPLFEEEDPNDQVEEIKL